One region of Oncorhynchus keta strain PuntledgeMale-10-30-2019 chromosome 24, Oket_V2, whole genome shotgun sequence genomic DNA includes:
- the LOC118402757 gene encoding glutathione S-transferase 3-like codes for MSGKVVLTYFNGRGRMESIRWLLAVAGVEFEEVNITKRQEYVKLLSDGALMFEQVPLVEMDGMKLVQTKAILNYIAGKYNLYGKDLKERVMIDMYAEGVQDLMQMMMALPFMPPDTKETKLEEIERKATSRYLPVFEKALIGSQYLVGVQLSCADVQLLETTLMLEEKFPTILSKFPAVKAFQGKMKSLPAIHKFLQPGSKRKPQPDDVYVKTVCEVLDFKL; via the exons ATGTCTGGAAAAGTGGTGTTGACTTATTTCAatgggagggggagaatggaGTCAATTCGATGGCTTTTAGCAGTTGCTGGAGTTGAG TTTGAAGAAGTGAATATAACAAAGCGTCAGGAATATGTAAAACTGTTGAGTG ATGGAGCACTCATGTTTGAGCAGGTTCCCTTGGTGGAAATGGATGGAATGAAGCTGGTTCAAACCAAGGCTATCCTGAACTACATAGCAGGGAAATACAATCTCTATGGGAAAGACTTAAAAGAACGAGTCAT GATTGACATGTATGCTGAGGGCGTGCAGGACTTGATGCAAATGATGATGGCGTTGCCCTTCATGCCGCCTGACACCAAGGAAACTAAactggaggagatagagaggaaagcAACAAGCCGTTACCTCCCTGTGTTCGAGAAG GCGCTAATTGGCTCCCAGTACCTGGTGGGTGTTCAGTTGAGCTGTGCTGATGTCCAGCTACTTGAAACCACCTTGATGTTGGAGGAGAAATTTCCAACAATTCTTTCCAAATTCCCTGCTGTTAAG GCTTTTCAAGGTAAGATGAAAAGCCTACCAGCCATTCACAAGTTCCTGCAGCCAGGCAGCAAGAGGAAGCCTCAACCAGATGACGTATATGTAAAGACTGTGTGTGAGGTGTTAGACTTCAAGCTCTGA
- the LOC118402758 gene encoding serine/threonine-protein kinase ICK-like isoform X1, translated as MNRYTTLRQLGDGTYGSVILGRSLESGELVAIKKMKRKFYSWEECMNLREVISLKKLNHANVVKLKEVIRENDHLYFVFEYMKENLYQLMKDRSRLFPESAVRNIMFQILQGLAFIHKHGFFHRDMKPENLLCMGPELVKIADFGLAREIRSRPPYTDYVSTRWYRAPEVLLRSTSYSSPIDQWAVGCIMAELYTLRPLFPGSSEVDTIFKICQVLGTPMKNDWLEGFQLSAAMNFRWPQCVPSNLSSLIPNASTEAIQLMRDLLQWDPKKRPASAHALRYSYFYVGQALGTPQQILEQGRPQPGPLPPQPPQPLQQPLQQLQPLLLLKPVPPPQPAPPNQHFTSSRPLQQIHPAPVSAPTPVPSYQRHSKLLREQPNRMVKQEETEMVPQTRLTYVVDKSLQSQLTQEAENANFLSYQTKPKGGGRRRWGHGTGLLKGDEWDDFEDTELTSLSFLGKTNFPTEKRREETLSRYGNVLDFSSPKVKGQVTTGEDAPLNLNKAMSYQEPSRTASAKQYYLKQSRYLPGLSTKKNMAINSNYSESNLWGSKIPVGGTLPNRGTHGSNTLPSGYVPNYYKKEVGSAGQRVQLAPIGDSTASNYATWRSSSRSQMGASSYVPSPTKTTPGLRSRPPAQAIHGRTDWSAKYGHR; from the exons AATGAAGAGAAAATTCTACTCATGGGAGGAATGCATGAATCTTCGTGAGGTCATA TCCTTGAAGAAACTCAACCACGCGAATGTGGTCAAACTCAAGGAGGTTATACGGGAAAATGACcacttgtactttgtctttgaataCATGAAGGAGAACTTGTATCAACTAATGAAAGACAG GTCTCGGCTGTTCCCTGAATCTGCCGTGCGAAATATTATGTTCCAGATACTGCAGGGATTAGCTTTTATTCATAAGCATG GATTCTTTCACAGGGATATGAAACCTGAGAATCTTCTGTGCATGGGACCAGAGCTTGTGAAAATAGCTGACTTTGGGCTTGCCCGTGAGATAAGATCTCGGCCGCCATACACAGATTATGTTTCAACGAGATG GTACAGAGCTCCAGAGGTGTTGCTGAGGTCCACCTCGTACAGCTCTCCCATAGACCAGTGGGCTGTGGGCTGCATCATGGCAGAGCTTTACACCCTCAGGCCTCTGTTCCCTGGCTCCAGTGAAGTGGACACCATCTTCAAAATCTGCCAAGTCCTGGGAACTCCAATGAAG AATGACTGGCTGGAGGGCTTCCAGTTGTCAGCAGCCATGAATTTCCGCTGGCCCCAGTGTGTCCCCAGTAATCTGAGCAGTCTGATCCCCAACGCCAGTACTGAGGCCATCCAACTGATGAGAGACCTACTCCAGTGGGACCCTAAGAAGAGGCCAGCCTCTGCCCAT GCCCTCAGGTACTCTTACTTCTACGTGGGTCAGGCGTTGGGCACTCCTCAGCAGATCCTGGAGCAGGGCAGGCCTCAGCCAGGTCCCCTACCTCCACAGCCACCACAACCATTACAGCAGCCCCTGCAGCAGCTACAACCACTGCTGCTGCTCAAGCCAGTGCCCCCTCCCCAGCCAGCGCCCCCAAATCAGCATTTCACCTCGTCCAGGCCCCTGCAACAGATCCatccagccccagtctcagcccccaCCCCAGTTCCATCGTACCAGAGGCACTCAAAGCTGTTGCGAGAGCAGCCCAACCGCATGGTGAAGCAGGAGGAGACTGAGATGGTCCCACAGACCCGCTTAACTTACGTTGTTGACAAGAGCTTGCAGAGCCAG TTGACCCAGGAGGCTGAGAATGCCAACTTCTTAAGCTATCAGACGAAACCTAAGGGTGGAGGACGCCGGCGATGGGGCCATGGCACAGGCCTCCTAAAGGGTGACGAGTGGGATGACTTTGAGGACACTGAGCTGACCTCACTAAGTTTTCTGGGCAAAACAAACTTTCCTACAGAAAAACGAAGAGAGGAGACGTTGAGCAG GTACGGAAATGTTTTGGATTTTAGCAGCCCCAAAGTTAAGGGGCAGGTGACGACAGGTGAGGATGCACCTTTGAATCTGAACAAGGCCATGTCCTACCAGGAGCCTTCAAGGACAGCCTCTGCCAAACAGTATTACTTGAAGCAGTCAAGATATCTACCAG GTTTAAGTACTAAAAAGAATATGGCAATAAATTCCAACTACAGTGAAAGCAACCTCTGGGGCAGCAAAATTCCTGTTGGAGGAACACTTCCTAACCGAGGCACTCATG GTTCAAATACTCTTCCAAGCGGATATGTACCGAACTATTACAAAAAAGAGGTTGGTTCTGCCGGCCAAAGAGTGCAACTCGCACCTATAGGGGACTCGACAGCATCAA ATTATGCAACCTGGAGGTCGTCTAGCAGAAGTCAGATGGGTGCCTCGTCCTATGTGCCGTCGCCCACCAAGACTACGCCTGGCCTACGGTCTCGCCCCCCAGCACAGGCCATCCATGGGCGCACAGACTGGTCTGCCAAATATGGACACCGCTAG
- the LOC118402758 gene encoding serine/threonine-protein kinase ICK-like isoform X2 yields MNRYTTLRQLGDGTYGSVILGRSLESGELVAIKKMKRKFYSWEECMNLREVISLKKLNHANVVKLKEVIRENDHLYFVFEYMKENLYQLMKDRSRLFPESAVRNIMFQILQGLAFIHKHGFFHRDMKPENLLCMGPELVKIADFGLAREIRSRPPYTDYVSTRWYRAPEVLLRSTSYSSPIDQWAVGCIMAELYTLRPLFPGSSEVDTIFKICQVLGTPMKNDWLEGFQLSAAMNFRWPQCVPSNLSSLIPNASTEAIQLMRDLLQWDPKKRPASAHALRYSYFYVGQALGTPQQILEQGRPQPGPLPPQPPQPLQQPLQQLQPLLLLKPVPPPQPAPPNQHFTSSRPLQQIHPAPVSAPTPVPSYQRHSKLLREQPNRMVKQEETEMVPQTRLTYVVDKSLQSQLTQEAENANFLSYQTKPKGGGRRRWGHGTGLLKGDEWDDFEDTELTSLSFLGKTNFPTEKRREETLSRYGNVLDFSSPKVKGQVTTGEDAPLNLNKAMSYQEPSRTASAKQYYLKQSRYLPGLSTKKNMAINSNYSESNLWGSKIPVGGTLPNRGTHDYATWRSSSRSQMGASSYVPSPTKTTPGLRSRPPAQAIHGRTDWSAKYGHR; encoded by the exons AATGAAGAGAAAATTCTACTCATGGGAGGAATGCATGAATCTTCGTGAGGTCATA TCCTTGAAGAAACTCAACCACGCGAATGTGGTCAAACTCAAGGAGGTTATACGGGAAAATGACcacttgtactttgtctttgaataCATGAAGGAGAACTTGTATCAACTAATGAAAGACAG GTCTCGGCTGTTCCCTGAATCTGCCGTGCGAAATATTATGTTCCAGATACTGCAGGGATTAGCTTTTATTCATAAGCATG GATTCTTTCACAGGGATATGAAACCTGAGAATCTTCTGTGCATGGGACCAGAGCTTGTGAAAATAGCTGACTTTGGGCTTGCCCGTGAGATAAGATCTCGGCCGCCATACACAGATTATGTTTCAACGAGATG GTACAGAGCTCCAGAGGTGTTGCTGAGGTCCACCTCGTACAGCTCTCCCATAGACCAGTGGGCTGTGGGCTGCATCATGGCAGAGCTTTACACCCTCAGGCCTCTGTTCCCTGGCTCCAGTGAAGTGGACACCATCTTCAAAATCTGCCAAGTCCTGGGAACTCCAATGAAG AATGACTGGCTGGAGGGCTTCCAGTTGTCAGCAGCCATGAATTTCCGCTGGCCCCAGTGTGTCCCCAGTAATCTGAGCAGTCTGATCCCCAACGCCAGTACTGAGGCCATCCAACTGATGAGAGACCTACTCCAGTGGGACCCTAAGAAGAGGCCAGCCTCTGCCCAT GCCCTCAGGTACTCTTACTTCTACGTGGGTCAGGCGTTGGGCACTCCTCAGCAGATCCTGGAGCAGGGCAGGCCTCAGCCAGGTCCCCTACCTCCACAGCCACCACAACCATTACAGCAGCCCCTGCAGCAGCTACAACCACTGCTGCTGCTCAAGCCAGTGCCCCCTCCCCAGCCAGCGCCCCCAAATCAGCATTTCACCTCGTCCAGGCCCCTGCAACAGATCCatccagccccagtctcagcccccaCCCCAGTTCCATCGTACCAGAGGCACTCAAAGCTGTTGCGAGAGCAGCCCAACCGCATGGTGAAGCAGGAGGAGACTGAGATGGTCCCACAGACCCGCTTAACTTACGTTGTTGACAAGAGCTTGCAGAGCCAG TTGACCCAGGAGGCTGAGAATGCCAACTTCTTAAGCTATCAGACGAAACCTAAGGGTGGAGGACGCCGGCGATGGGGCCATGGCACAGGCCTCCTAAAGGGTGACGAGTGGGATGACTTTGAGGACACTGAGCTGACCTCACTAAGTTTTCTGGGCAAAACAAACTTTCCTACAGAAAAACGAAGAGAGGAGACGTTGAGCAG GTACGGAAATGTTTTGGATTTTAGCAGCCCCAAAGTTAAGGGGCAGGTGACGACAGGTGAGGATGCACCTTTGAATCTGAACAAGGCCATGTCCTACCAGGAGCCTTCAAGGACAGCCTCTGCCAAACAGTATTACTTGAAGCAGTCAAGATATCTACCAG GTTTAAGTACTAAAAAGAATATGGCAATAAATTCCAACTACAGTGAAAGCAACCTCTGGGGCAGCAAAATTCCTGTTGGAGGAACACTTCCTAACCGAGGCACTCATG ATTATGCAACCTGGAGGTCGTCTAGCAGAAGTCAGATGGGTGCCTCGTCCTATGTGCCGTCGCCCACCAAGACTACGCCTGGCCTACGGTCTCGCCCCCCAGCACAGGCCATCCATGGGCGCACAGACTGGTCTGCCAAATATGGACACCGCTAG
- the LOC118402758 gene encoding serine/threonine-protein kinase ICK-like isoform X3, with translation MNRYTTLRQLGDGTYGSVILGRSLESGELVAIKKMKRKFYSWEECMNLREVISLKKLNHANVVKLKEVIRENDHLYFVFEYMKENLYQLMKDRSRLFPESAVRNIMFQILQGLAFIHKHGFFHRDMKPENLLCMGPELVKIADFGLAREIRSRPPYTDYVSTRWYRAPEVLLRSTSYSSPIDQWAVGCIMAELYTLRPLFPGSSEVDTIFKICQVLGTPMKNDWLEGFQLSAAMNFRWPQCVPSNLSSLIPNASTEAIQLMRDLLQWDPKKRPASAHALRYSYFYVGQALGTPQQILEQGRPQPGPLPPQPPQPLQQPLQQLQPLLLLKPVPPPQPAPPNQHFTSSRPLQQIHPAPVSAPTPVPSYQRHSKLLREQPNRMVKQEETEMVPQTRLTYVVDKSLQSQLTQEAENANFLSYQTKPKGGGRRRWGHGTGLLKGDEWDDFEDTELTSLSFLGKTNFPTEKRREETLSRYGNVLDFSSPKVKGQVTTGEDAPLNLNKAMSYQEPSRTASAKQYYLKQSRYLPGLSTKKNMAINSNYSESNLWGSKIPVGGTLPNRGTHGSNTLPSGYVPNYYKKEVGSAGQRVQLAPIGDSTASSE, from the exons AATGAAGAGAAAATTCTACTCATGGGAGGAATGCATGAATCTTCGTGAGGTCATA TCCTTGAAGAAACTCAACCACGCGAATGTGGTCAAACTCAAGGAGGTTATACGGGAAAATGACcacttgtactttgtctttgaataCATGAAGGAGAACTTGTATCAACTAATGAAAGACAG GTCTCGGCTGTTCCCTGAATCTGCCGTGCGAAATATTATGTTCCAGATACTGCAGGGATTAGCTTTTATTCATAAGCATG GATTCTTTCACAGGGATATGAAACCTGAGAATCTTCTGTGCATGGGACCAGAGCTTGTGAAAATAGCTGACTTTGGGCTTGCCCGTGAGATAAGATCTCGGCCGCCATACACAGATTATGTTTCAACGAGATG GTACAGAGCTCCAGAGGTGTTGCTGAGGTCCACCTCGTACAGCTCTCCCATAGACCAGTGGGCTGTGGGCTGCATCATGGCAGAGCTTTACACCCTCAGGCCTCTGTTCCCTGGCTCCAGTGAAGTGGACACCATCTTCAAAATCTGCCAAGTCCTGGGAACTCCAATGAAG AATGACTGGCTGGAGGGCTTCCAGTTGTCAGCAGCCATGAATTTCCGCTGGCCCCAGTGTGTCCCCAGTAATCTGAGCAGTCTGATCCCCAACGCCAGTACTGAGGCCATCCAACTGATGAGAGACCTACTCCAGTGGGACCCTAAGAAGAGGCCAGCCTCTGCCCAT GCCCTCAGGTACTCTTACTTCTACGTGGGTCAGGCGTTGGGCACTCCTCAGCAGATCCTGGAGCAGGGCAGGCCTCAGCCAGGTCCCCTACCTCCACAGCCACCACAACCATTACAGCAGCCCCTGCAGCAGCTACAACCACTGCTGCTGCTCAAGCCAGTGCCCCCTCCCCAGCCAGCGCCCCCAAATCAGCATTTCACCTCGTCCAGGCCCCTGCAACAGATCCatccagccccagtctcagcccccaCCCCAGTTCCATCGTACCAGAGGCACTCAAAGCTGTTGCGAGAGCAGCCCAACCGCATGGTGAAGCAGGAGGAGACTGAGATGGTCCCACAGACCCGCTTAACTTACGTTGTTGACAAGAGCTTGCAGAGCCAG TTGACCCAGGAGGCTGAGAATGCCAACTTCTTAAGCTATCAGACGAAACCTAAGGGTGGAGGACGCCGGCGATGGGGCCATGGCACAGGCCTCCTAAAGGGTGACGAGTGGGATGACTTTGAGGACACTGAGCTGACCTCACTAAGTTTTCTGGGCAAAACAAACTTTCCTACAGAAAAACGAAGAGAGGAGACGTTGAGCAG GTACGGAAATGTTTTGGATTTTAGCAGCCCCAAAGTTAAGGGGCAGGTGACGACAGGTGAGGATGCACCTTTGAATCTGAACAAGGCCATGTCCTACCAGGAGCCTTCAAGGACAGCCTCTGCCAAACAGTATTACTTGAAGCAGTCAAGATATCTACCAG GTTTAAGTACTAAAAAGAATATGGCAATAAATTCCAACTACAGTGAAAGCAACCTCTGGGGCAGCAAAATTCCTGTTGGAGGAACACTTCCTAACCGAGGCACTCATG GTTCAAATACTCTTCCAAGCGGATATGTACCGAACTATTACAAAAAAGAGGTTGGTTCTGCCGGCCAAAGAGTGCAACTCGCACCTATAGGGGACTCGACAGCATCAAGTGAGTGA